From a single bacterium genomic region:
- a CDS encoding pyridoxine 5'-phosphate synthase, which translates to MTKLGVNVDHVATIRQARGTAYPDPTAAALEAEKGGADQITIHLREDRRHIVDSDLRSIKAAISVPLNLEMSIADEIVGIACSTGPATATLVPERRQELTTEGGLDVVSDLASVRRVAMRLKDVGIAVSLFVDPDIFQIEASKEAGADFIELHTGAYCDCADAVCARVELERLVRAAERAKELGFKVCAGHGINYENAAKIARALPQVVEYNIGHAIVARAIHIGMREAVREMKDFLRA; encoded by the coding sequence ATGACAAAATTGGGCGTCAACGTAGACCACGTGGCCACGATAAGGCAGGCGCGCGGGACCGCCTATCCGGATCCGACGGCCGCAGCGCTTGAGGCTGAGAAAGGCGGAGCCGATCAGATCACGATCCACCTGCGCGAGGACAGGCGTCACATCGTCGACTCGGACCTGCGGAGCATCAAGGCCGCGATCTCGGTCCCCCTCAACCTCGAGATGTCGATCGCGGACGAGATAGTGGGCATCGCGTGCTCGACCGGACCGGCCACTGCGACCCTTGTACCCGAGAGGAGGCAGGAGCTGACCACCGAGGGCGGTCTCGACGTCGTCTCGGATCTGGCTTCGGTGAGAAGGGTCGCCATGCGACTCAAGGACGTCGGCATAGCGGTGAGCCTCTTCGTGGACCCTGATATCTTTCAGATCGAAGCGTCGAAGGAGGCCGGGGCCGACTTCATCGAGCTGCACACCGGCGCGTATTGCGATTGTGCGGATGCTGTCTGCGCGAGGGTTGAGCTCGAAAGGCTCGTGCGCGCAGCCGAGAGGGCGAAGGAGCTTGGCTTCAAGGTCTGCGCGGGCCACGGCATAAATTACGAGAACGCCGCGAAGATCGCGCGTGCGCTTCCCCAGGTAGTGGAATACAACATCGGCCACGCCATCGTCGCCCGCGCGATCCATATCGGCATGCGGGAGGCGGTCCGCGAAATGAAGGATTTCTTGAGGGCGTGA
- the acpS gene encoding holo-ACP synthase has product MIIGIGVDIVDVKRFESIIYRWREQFLRRVFTDKEIKYCNTKKHPAQRFATRFAAKEAFIKALFSREQKGIRFSDIEIDQLDGRPVINLSGAVSELAKGYDIKRTHIMVSHDGDYGIANVVLEG; this is encoded by the coding sequence ATGATAATAGGAATCGGCGTGGACATAGTGGACGTCAAGCGCTTCGAATCCATCATCTATAGGTGGAGGGAGCAATTCTTGCGCAGGGTCTTCACGGACAAGGAGATCAAGTACTGCAATACCAAAAAACATCCCGCACAGCGTTTTGCGACGCGCTTCGCCGCCAAGGAGGCATTCATCAAGGCGCTCTTCTCCAGGGAGCAAAAGGGGATCAGGTTCTCGGACATCGAGATAGACCAGCTCGACGGAAGGCCGGTCATCAATCTCAGCGGCGCGGTGAGCGAGTTGGCGAAGGGCTACGACATAAAACGAACGCACATCATGGTCTCCCACGACGGGGACTACGGAATAGCGAACGTCGTCCTTGAAGGATGA